The following are from one region of the Rhodopirellula sp. P2 genome:
- a CDS encoding PEP-CTERM sorting domain-containing protein (PEP-CTERM proteins occur, often in large numbers, in the proteomes of bacteria that also encode an exosortase, a predicted intramembrane cysteine proteinase. The presence of a PEP-CTERM domain at a protein's C-terminus predicts cleavage within the sorting domain, followed by covalent anchoring to some some component of the (usually Gram-negative) cell surface. Many PEP-CTERM proteins exhibit an unusual sequence composition that includes large numbers of potential glycosylation sites. Expression of one such protein has been shown restore the ability of a bacterium to form floc, a type of biofilm.), giving the protein MTAKIISDSEQANTNSTSLNVSVAASPLDCLTQHPLTKTGKHTTMKFFLAAVPLLGLLFGNSASAAVLGAGNLIVTDSASNSVREFTLGGSLVQSFTVIPPTGVAESSRGLKVDGDGNIQIYNGTFSPVVSTIDVTTGVQTDRAGNFSTTATGGFGKIAVVGDSLLVSDAPTGGRTDRGVLRFNGTTTDRFIADFTPTDMTIGQDGLLAVLGTKANAAASNPSQVRVYDPLTADLISEFSLPDAVAGRVIRGLVADDSGNFYAHELGDEIFQIDSSGNLLASLDVTDIIGESLIDIDIDPLGNIALGTNRGNVILTDTSFSSPTSFSASFSTDIGRPIYVGFTSPVTAVPEPGTAAFLILAGGLAMHRQRRRKRSRVKTTER; this is encoded by the coding sequence ATGACAGCGAAAATCATTAGCGATTCTGAACAGGCAAACACCAATTCGACATCCCTGAATGTCTCGGTAGCTGCGTCGCCTCTCGATTGTTTGACTCAACATCCATTAACGAAGACTGGAAAGCATACGACCATGAAGTTCTTTCTCGCAGCAGTTCCGCTTCTCGGCCTTCTTTTCGGCAACAGCGCTTCGGCGGCAGTTCTTGGTGCGGGAAACTTGATTGTCACGGACTCCGCATCAAACTCGGTGCGGGAGTTCACGTTGGGGGGGTCGCTCGTTCAGTCGTTCACGGTGATTCCGCCGACTGGAGTTGCCGAATCGTCCCGAGGACTGAAGGTTGATGGCGACGGCAATATTCAAATTTACAACGGCACTTTCTCTCCCGTAGTTTCAACCATTGATGTAACCACTGGAGTGCAAACTGATCGTGCGGGCAATTTCTCAACCACCGCTACAGGTGGATTCGGGAAGATCGCCGTCGTAGGTGATTCGCTGTTGGTTTCGGATGCTCCCACAGGAGGTCGCACAGATCGAGGAGTATTGCGTTTCAACGGCACCACAACCGATCGATTCATCGCTGACTTCACGCCGACGGATATGACGATTGGTCAAGATGGACTACTAGCAGTGCTCGGTACGAAGGCGAACGCTGCTGCAAGCAACCCTTCGCAAGTCCGCGTCTATGATCCGTTGACAGCCGACTTGATCTCGGAATTTAGCTTGCCTGACGCCGTTGCAGGTCGCGTAATTCGTGGCCTAGTCGCGGACGATTCAGGTAATTTCTATGCTCACGAGCTTGGTGACGAAATCTTCCAGATTGATTCAAGCGGCAATCTATTAGCGTCCTTGGACGTTACGGATATCATTGGCGAATCGCTAATTGATATCGATATCGATCCTCTTGGAAATATCGCCCTCGGCACAAATCGGGGAAACGTGATTCTCACCGACACCTCGTTCTCGAGTCCAACCAGCTTTTCAGCCTCCTTTTCGACGGATATCGGTCGCCCTATCTACGTCGGCTTCACTTCGCCCGTGACTGCAGTTCCAGAACCTGGCACTGCAGCCTTTCTCATTCTTGCGGGCGGTTTGGCAATGCACCGACAACGTCGGCGGAAACGCAGCCGAGTGAAAACAACTGAGCGGTAG
- a CDS encoding YfjI family protein has product MTKETNRSGIKVAPAPHVDYDEIDRRAQDDAGGVTWGEPDALPDELRPVMPYVSELLPSSIGRAVDDIAERMQCPPDYPAASMLVAMAAVVGCRLGIRPRMRDDWLVVPNLWGCVVGRPSLKKTPATKGAERQLRNLEGRSREALADEIDDAEVDAMLLEPRRKLLENNMKTAIKSGDEDAARSYASELKGLVETKPPEPRRIIAKETSIQKLCEMLSRHPAGMILFIDELLGWMRKLDRDDQAGVRPIYLTLWNGTEIVNDDTLGRGELSARGCISVFGCFTPGGLTDYVSAAIRGGRGDDGLVQRLQITVWPDSPKEYHPVDRWPDGAAKEQLRKTFEELADIDAKAIGDTDKHDDDGIPFLHFDADGQVLFNAWDESHQRRLRREDLPEAFESHLSKYASMVPSIALLVHLASGGRGAVSGVATSTAIRWAEYLESHAQRLYAVATSPQRQHAGPLLRRLLTWPTDTPIRVASIVKRCWSGLTTKVVVEETLGLLADAGWVQSIKVDTGGRPTMDWLVHPEAAKYLATTENRAIKTPERPTQGTFDGFEGSDSCPWDENENDEIEVTV; this is encoded by the coding sequence ATGACCAAGGAAACAAACCGTAGCGGAATCAAAGTCGCGCCCGCGCCGCACGTCGACTATGACGAAATTGACCGCCGTGCCCAAGACGATGCCGGTGGTGTGACGTGGGGCGAACCCGATGCATTGCCAGATGAATTGCGTCCGGTCATGCCATACGTGTCTGAGTTGCTGCCGTCGTCCATTGGGCGTGCCGTTGACGACATCGCGGAGCGGATGCAATGTCCACCGGATTATCCCGCCGCGTCGATGCTGGTGGCGATGGCAGCGGTGGTGGGATGCCGTCTTGGGATCCGCCCAAGGATGCGTGACGACTGGTTGGTCGTGCCGAACCTTTGGGGCTGCGTCGTCGGTCGCCCCAGTCTGAAGAAGACACCGGCAACCAAGGGCGCTGAACGGCAATTGCGGAACCTGGAAGGTCGAAGTCGAGAGGCGTTGGCCGACGAAATCGACGACGCGGAAGTCGATGCCATGTTGTTGGAACCGCGTCGCAAGTTGCTTGAAAACAACATGAAGACCGCGATCAAGTCTGGCGATGAAGACGCGGCCCGATCGTACGCTTCCGAGTTGAAGGGACTGGTCGAAACGAAACCACCGGAACCCCGGCGGATCATCGCCAAGGAAACATCGATTCAAAAACTCTGCGAGATGCTGAGTCGTCACCCGGCGGGAATGATTCTGTTCATCGACGAACTGCTTGGATGGATGCGAAAACTTGATCGTGACGATCAGGCCGGTGTGCGTCCCATTTACCTGACGCTGTGGAACGGAACCGAGATCGTCAACGACGACACCTTGGGACGTGGCGAATTGTCGGCCCGTGGCTGTATCAGTGTCTTCGGATGCTTCACGCCGGGTGGATTGACGGATTACGTCAGTGCTGCGATTCGTGGAGGGCGTGGCGACGATGGGCTGGTTCAGCGTTTGCAGATTACGGTCTGGCCTGATTCACCCAAGGAGTATCACCCGGTCGACCGCTGGCCCGATGGTGCCGCCAAGGAGCAATTGCGGAAGACGTTTGAGGAACTTGCCGACATCGATGCCAAGGCGATTGGTGACACCGACAAGCATGATGACGACGGGATCCCGTTCCTTCACTTCGATGCCGATGGTCAAGTGTTGTTCAATGCGTGGGACGAGTCGCACCAACGACGTCTGCGTCGTGAGGACTTGCCAGAGGCGTTTGAGTCGCACCTGTCCAAGTACGCTTCGATGGTCCCGTCGATCGCGCTGCTGGTGCACTTGGCGTCCGGTGGACGTGGGGCCGTCAGTGGCGTCGCAACGTCGACCGCGATTCGTTGGGCGGAATACCTGGAGAGTCACGCACAACGTTTGTATGCGGTGGCGACGTCCCCACAACGGCAACATGCTGGCCCTCTGCTGCGTCGATTGCTGACGTGGCCGACTGACACGCCGATCCGTGTGGCGTCGATTGTCAAACGATGTTGGTCTGGTTTGACGACGAAGGTAGTCGTCGAGGAAACCTTGGGGCTGTTGGCCGATGCCGGTTGGGTGCAGTCGATCAAGGTGGACACCGGGGGACGTCCGACGATGGACTGGTTGGTGCATCCCGAGGCTGCGAAGTATCTGGCGACGACCGAGAATCGAGCCATCAAAACCCCCGAAAGACCAACCCAGGGGACTTTTGATGGTTTTGAGGGTTCTGATTCATGCCCCTGGGATGAAAACGAAAACGATGAAATCGAGGTGACGGTATGA
- a CDS encoding tyrosine-type recombinase/integrase, giving the protein MNTMASIKRTQSDTFEIRVVIDGQRRSYYPGAKVRTETQASDVAEKLERLAYCCENDELVPKHVVAWAKALPERQRNRLADWGLVERRKPKRPEAEIALDKWCTTYINRGNRADSTNGQLEDVQRNLVAFFGAERKITTITEADAEDFRVWLETEAREVAQGKPKAGLAKNTVRRRVGRAREIFNRAVRDKVVAANPFAKETVTVSGNPERQFFVDASWIERCIAAADCEDWKIMLAFARYAGMRSHETRLQRWSDIDLPNRKMIVRSNKNPPTRVCPIFPELLPHLMRAKEMAPDGAELVVTRYRPEQGISETFRKIVKRAGLTIWPKPMQNLRATRETELIALYPIKDVSSWLGNSAPIAMKHYAMQMKSSFDRAVQHGAGVAPRNPPQNPPHFAATKGNVQHQDELGDLQKPRKNRGESSSMVLCGTLNSTQGGTRTRKD; this is encoded by the coding sequence ATGAACACGATGGCAAGTATCAAACGCACCCAAAGCGACACGTTTGAAATCCGTGTGGTGATCGATGGGCAACGTCGATCGTATTACCCCGGTGCCAAGGTTCGCACCGAGACGCAAGCGTCCGATGTGGCCGAGAAGTTGGAGCGTCTGGCGTACTGCTGCGAGAACGATGAGTTGGTGCCCAAGCATGTGGTCGCCTGGGCAAAGGCCCTGCCTGAACGCCAGCGCAATCGGTTGGCCGATTGGGGATTGGTGGAGCGACGTAAGCCGAAGCGACCCGAGGCCGAGATCGCGTTGGACAAGTGGTGCACCACCTATATCAACCGCGGCAACCGGGCGGATTCCACCAACGGCCAATTGGAGGACGTTCAACGAAACCTCGTGGCGTTCTTCGGTGCCGAACGCAAGATCACGACGATTACCGAGGCCGATGCAGAGGACTTTCGAGTGTGGTTGGAAACCGAGGCCCGCGAAGTGGCCCAGGGGAAACCCAAGGCCGGGTTGGCGAAGAACACAGTGCGACGACGTGTTGGTCGTGCGAGGGAAATTTTCAATCGTGCTGTGCGTGACAAGGTGGTCGCTGCCAATCCGTTCGCCAAAGAGACGGTGACGGTCAGCGGGAATCCAGAGCGTCAATTCTTCGTCGATGCGAGTTGGATTGAGCGGTGCATCGCGGCCGCCGATTGCGAGGATTGGAAAATCATGTTGGCGTTCGCTCGCTACGCTGGAATGCGATCACACGAAACACGATTGCAGCGGTGGTCGGATATCGATTTGCCCAATCGCAAGATGATCGTGCGATCCAACAAAAACCCGCCGACCCGAGTTTGCCCCATCTTCCCCGAGTTGTTGCCCCACCTGATGCGTGCCAAAGAGATGGCACCCGATGGGGCCGAGTTGGTGGTCACTCGGTATCGTCCCGAGCAAGGGATCAGTGAGACGTTCCGCAAGATCGTGAAGCGTGCCGGTTTGACGATTTGGCCCAAGCCGATGCAGAACCTACGGGCGACCCGCGAAACCGAGCTGATCGCGTTGTACCCGATCAAAGATGTGTCGAGTTGGTTGGGCAACAGTGCCCCGATCGCGATGAAGCACTACGCGATGCAGATGAAATCATCGTTCGACCGAGCGGTGCAACACGGGGCTGGGGTGGCACCGAGAAATCCACCCCAAAATCCACCCCACTTCGCAGCAACGAAGGGCAACGTTCAGCACCAAGACGAATTGGGCGATCTTCAGAAACCTCGTAAAAACCGGGGTGAATCGTCCTCGATGGTGCTGTGCGGCACCCTTAATAGTACCCAGGGCGGGACTCGAACCCGCAAGGACTAA
- a CDS encoding outer membrane protein assembly factor BamB family protein: MKILRIFTTITIGLAIASTGNSGDLNWPQWRGPDGSGKTPATQSVAQWGPDTNVKWRTELPEPGNSTPIVWEDRVFVTQPLTESNQRAILCFDRETGKEKWRRSVTSTESEASHQTNPYCSASPVTDGERVIAWFGSAGLVCWDLDGNQLWQRDLGRQEHMWGYGSSPILHEDLCILNFGPGNREFLVAVDKRTGETRWQRDSLDDESERELSGPENDGNANDFQSDKARSERLRGSWNTPIMVKANGHWELVAVLPRRVSGFDPATGQLLWTCGDAAPLAYASPVQSEGVIVALGGYGGASLAVEAGGRGDVTPTHRLWHKPKDSGWLGTGVAHEGVIYVCGLGGVLSSLDATTGEELWKARVGSGGTWSSITQTEDGLMYLLTKSGTTTVFRPDRERFQLVAENELDEASNASVVITNREVLIRTDKALWAFAEPDSSE, translated from the coding sequence ATGAAAATCCTGCGAATATTCACGACCATCACGATCGGCCTTGCCATTGCCTCGACGGGGAACAGTGGCGATCTCAATTGGCCGCAATGGCGAGGCCCGGACGGGTCCGGAAAAACGCCCGCCACCCAGAGCGTGGCGCAGTGGGGCCCTGACACCAACGTGAAGTGGCGAACCGAATTGCCCGAGCCCGGCAACTCAACACCGATCGTGTGGGAAGACCGGGTGTTCGTCACCCAACCACTCACGGAATCGAATCAGCGCGCCATCCTTTGCTTCGATCGAGAGACTGGAAAGGAAAAGTGGCGACGCAGCGTCACCTCCACCGAGAGCGAAGCCAGTCATCAGACCAATCCATACTGCTCCGCTTCTCCAGTCACCGACGGCGAGCGGGTGATCGCCTGGTTCGGTTCCGCTGGACTGGTCTGCTGGGACCTCGACGGCAATCAGCTATGGCAGCGTGACCTGGGACGCCAAGAACACATGTGGGGCTATGGCTCCTCTCCGATTCTGCATGAAGATTTATGCATTCTCAACTTCGGTCCTGGCAACCGTGAATTTCTGGTCGCCGTTGACAAGCGCACGGGGGAAACTCGCTGGCAGCGTGACTCGCTCGACGATGAATCCGAACGCGAACTCAGCGGTCCGGAGAACGATGGCAATGCCAATGACTTCCAAAGCGACAAAGCACGCAGCGAACGACTCCGCGGTTCCTGGAACACGCCCATCATGGTGAAAGCAAACGGGCACTGGGAACTGGTCGCCGTGCTGCCGCGGCGGGTCAGCGGATTCGATCCCGCGACGGGGCAGTTGCTGTGGACCTGCGGTGACGCTGCACCGCTCGCGTACGCCTCCCCCGTGCAATCCGAAGGAGTCATCGTGGCGTTGGGGGGATACGGCGGCGCATCGCTCGCGGTCGAGGCCGGGGGCCGAGGCGATGTCACCCCGACGCATCGATTGTGGCACAAACCCAAAGACAGCGGTTGGCTGGGCACCGGCGTTGCCCATGAAGGCGTGATCTACGTTTGTGGCCTGGGCGGTGTGCTGAGTTCGCTGGATGCCACAACGGGCGAAGAACTTTGGAAAGCTCGTGTTGGCAGCGGTGGGACTTGGTCCAGCATCACCCAAACCGAAGACGGGTTGATGTACTTGCTCACCAAATCGGGCACCACCACGGTTTTCCGCCCTGACCGCGAACGCTTTCAATTGGTTGCGGAGAACGAACTGGACGAAGCCAGCAACGCCTCCGTCGTCATCACGAACCGCGAAGTGCTCATCCGCACCGACAAGGCACTCTGGGCGTTCGCTGAGCCCGACTCAAGCGAATGA
- a CDS encoding lysylphosphatidylglycerol synthase transmembrane domain-containing protein, with amino-acid sequence MRWAKRVIAVLVVVGLALAAKDAVERWQAEVADVQARVQVIDQELEVLDGQFQASAEGTAGDPQGHVWTGERQSLSEERSRLLGSLPTWQNVSLGSLLLAAMFYAVGLLPPACVLHGALRGFHVPCSLPRATAAQLLGHAGKYIPGKAMVVVLRVSAVVSTSRTGSLPAVIRDAPSRQTLIGRATTCVFFETLLMMSVGGALAGCLMWSTPLPQWVKWAASLMAVVACIPTLPPVMRRVIKLVSRRRARTQPEDSANRSTAVADVSSAITWPRLISGWGWSLLSWCLIGLSFACVMKAIPAYNGLPVGYELLTVATAAISLGMVLGFASLLPGGAGVREWVTLVVLGTVTDPTHALLCVITARLLFIVVESCLALISHLSLRTISV; translated from the coding sequence ATGCGCTGGGCCAAACGAGTCATCGCCGTCTTGGTCGTGGTGGGATTGGCCCTCGCGGCCAAGGATGCGGTCGAACGTTGGCAGGCCGAGGTCGCTGACGTCCAGGCTCGTGTCCAAGTCATTGACCAGGAACTCGAGGTCCTTGACGGGCAGTTCCAGGCGTCTGCGGAGGGCACTGCCGGTGATCCCCAGGGCCACGTCTGGACCGGCGAACGACAATCGCTGAGCGAAGAACGCAGTCGATTGCTGGGATCCCTGCCGACGTGGCAAAACGTTTCTCTTGGCTCGCTCCTGCTCGCGGCGATGTTTTACGCGGTCGGGCTGCTGCCGCCGGCGTGTGTGTTGCATGGAGCCCTGCGTGGATTCCATGTTCCCTGTTCGTTGCCTCGAGCCACCGCGGCGCAATTGCTTGGCCATGCAGGGAAGTACATCCCCGGCAAAGCGATGGTGGTGGTGCTCCGTGTCTCCGCGGTGGTGTCCACGTCTCGGACTGGCAGTTTGCCTGCCGTGATCCGAGACGCACCCTCCAGGCAAACTTTGATCGGTCGAGCGACCACCTGCGTGTTCTTTGAAACGCTGCTGATGATGTCCGTTGGCGGTGCGCTGGCGGGGTGTCTGATGTGGTCGACGCCGCTTCCTCAATGGGTCAAATGGGCGGCCTCGTTGATGGCGGTGGTCGCTTGCATTCCCACGCTGCCGCCGGTGATGCGGCGTGTGATCAAACTGGTCAGCCGGCGACGGGCTCGCACGCAGCCGGAGGATTCAGCCAATCGATCCACCGCGGTGGCGGATGTTTCATCCGCGATCACGTGGCCGCGATTGATCTCAGGTTGGGGATGGTCGCTGTTGTCTTGGTGTTTGATCGGGTTGTCGTTTGCCTGCGTGATGAAAGCCATTCCGGCTTACAATGGGTTGCCCGTTGGTTACGAGCTGTTGACGGTTGCCACCGCTGCGATCAGCCTCGGCATGGTCTTGGGATTCGCGTCGTTGCTGCCCGGTGGGGCTGGTGTTCGCGAGTGGGTGACATTGGTCGTGTTGGGCACAGTGACTGATCCGACCCATGCACTGCTGTGCGTGATCACTGCCCGGTTGTTGTTCATCGTGGTCGAGAGCTGCTTGGCACTGATCAGTCATCTTTCTCTGCGGACCATTTCGGTCTGA
- the truB gene encoding tRNA pseudouridine(55) synthase TruB — translation MDPNGEHSPLGFLPCYKPPGATSRDLVNRAQRRLRAEFGLRKLKVGHTGTLDPLAEGLVLLAIGSATRLTPWVLQHGKRYLADFQLGVSSESGDLESELVTQADATLPSAAEIERVLQDFHGVVEQTPPAHSAIKVDGERAHKRVRRGEDFEMPKRRILIDSVKLVSYERPVMRLDVRCGSGTYLRTLGMDVAAACGCAAVMTKLVRTEVGRFTLADTLDCEFMFDDTDREKPSPQPMLEFMRPSVEGLTHLPVIDLDAQQIGMLHAGIRISGTPQAPAEPLPEEWTRCIDQVDTFDRNTSVSDCIGVDRSSDSSSRWGELVAILRPHGKLWHPLRVFPSAESITLRG, via the coding sequence ATGGACCCCAACGGCGAGCATTCCCCGCTTGGTTTTCTGCCTTGCTACAAACCGCCGGGCGCAACCTCTCGAGACCTGGTCAACCGTGCGCAGCGTCGGCTGCGCGCCGAATTCGGTCTTCGCAAGCTGAAAGTGGGCCACACAGGAACGCTGGATCCGTTGGCGGAAGGGTTGGTGCTGCTGGCGATTGGATCAGCCACGCGATTGACCCCCTGGGTATTGCAACACGGCAAGCGGTACCTCGCCGATTTTCAACTGGGGGTGTCCAGCGAGTCCGGGGACTTGGAATCGGAACTGGTCACGCAAGCAGACGCAACCTTGCCAAGTGCCGCTGAAATCGAGCGAGTGCTGCAAGATTTTCATGGTGTGGTGGAGCAGACCCCGCCGGCTCATTCGGCAATCAAAGTGGATGGGGAACGGGCCCACAAGCGAGTTCGTCGCGGGGAAGATTTTGAAATGCCCAAGCGTCGGATCCTCATCGATTCGGTGAAATTGGTTTCTTATGAACGACCGGTGATGCGTTTGGATGTTCGTTGTGGCTCGGGAACTTACCTCCGGACGCTTGGGATGGATGTCGCCGCCGCCTGCGGATGTGCTGCTGTGATGACGAAGTTGGTTCGCACCGAGGTCGGGCGTTTCACCTTGGCCGACACTCTGGATTGCGAGTTCATGTTCGACGACACGGACCGCGAAAAACCATCTCCTCAGCCCATGCTGGAGTTCATGCGTCCCTCGGTCGAAGGCCTGACCCACCTGCCAGTGATCGATTTGGACGCCCAGCAAATCGGAATGCTGCACGCAGGGATTCGGATTTCGGGAACCCCGCAGGCTCCGGCGGAACCGTTGCCGGAGGAATGGACCCGCTGCATCGACCAGGTCGACACCTTCGATCGCAACACCAGCGTTTCAGATTGCATTGGCGTCGATCGCTCGTCCGATTCGTCCAGCCGATGGGGGGAATTGGTCGCGATTCTTCGCCCGCATGGTAAATTGTGGCACCCGCTGAGAGTGTTTCCGTCGGCAGAATCAATTACCCTACGTGGCTGA
- a CDS encoding DUF3500 domain-containing protein, with translation MNKIRFALLSLSAVAALGLAGWKLAASPAEQMQTFAVAFVETLTPDQKADAVMAFDSPKRVGWHFIPKKERKGLMLEQMNDAQRTAALRLLRSALSEAGYSKANRIMLLEEVLNEMEAGKGTWERNPQRYYVTLFGDITAAGEDASWGLSFEGHHLSLNFVCRGGKVVDSTPQFMATNPAVVKNETSVTLGKGTAVLNQEEQLAFKLVNSLDSKQLEVARIAEEALGEIRFAGEPQPTVGEPEGIAYSSLNPDQQKQLRDVVDLYVSVAPEKVAAERTQQIEADGWNNVHFAWAGALEPGIGHYYRVRGKRFLIEFVNTQADPAGNPANHIHCVYRDLSGDFDLPIAP, from the coding sequence ATGAACAAGATTCGTTTTGCCTTGCTGTCCCTTTCCGCCGTCGCTGCCTTGGGGCTGGCGGGTTGGAAATTGGCCGCCTCACCTGCTGAACAAATGCAGACTTTCGCCGTTGCGTTCGTGGAAACGCTGACGCCGGATCAAAAAGCGGATGCTGTGATGGCGTTTGATTCGCCCAAGCGAGTTGGCTGGCACTTCATTCCCAAGAAGGAACGCAAGGGGCTGATGCTCGAGCAGATGAACGATGCTCAGCGAACCGCCGCCCTGCGTCTTCTCCGTTCGGCACTCAGCGAAGCCGGTTACAGCAAAGCCAACCGGATCATGTTGCTGGAAGAAGTGCTCAACGAAATGGAAGCCGGCAAAGGAACTTGGGAACGCAACCCGCAACGCTACTACGTGACCTTGTTCGGTGACATCACCGCCGCCGGCGAAGACGCCAGTTGGGGCTTGTCCTTCGAAGGTCACCACCTGTCGCTGAACTTCGTTTGTCGCGGCGGGAAGGTCGTGGATTCCACGCCCCAGTTCATGGCGACGAACCCCGCCGTGGTGAAGAACGAAACCAGCGTGACGCTGGGCAAAGGCACCGCCGTTCTGAACCAAGAGGAACAACTCGCGTTCAAACTGGTGAACTCGCTGGATTCCAAGCAGCTTGAAGTCGCACGGATCGCCGAAGAAGCTCTCGGTGAAATTCGCTTCGCCGGCGAACCCCAACCGACGGTGGGAGAACCCGAAGGAATCGCCTATTCCAGTTTGAACCCTGACCAACAAAAACAACTTCGCGATGTGGTGGATTTGTACGTCAGTGTCGCACCGGAAAAAGTCGCTGCTGAACGGACGCAACAAATCGAAGCGGACGGTTGGAACAACGTTCACTTTGCCTGGGCGGGAGCTCTTGAGCCAGGCATCGGTCACTACTACCGAGTGCGCGGCAAACGGTTCTTGATCGAGTTCGTGAACACGCAAGCCGACCCGGCTGGCAACCCAGCCAACCACATTCACTGTGTCTACCGCGACTTGTCCGGCGACTTCGATCTGCCCATCGCTCCCTGA
- a CDS encoding ferredoxin family protein: protein MHVVAEPCSGCKYTDCVVVCPVECFYEGEQMLYIHPEECIDCEACVPECPVEAIFHEDNLPEEWNSYIELNAEMSEKTEVITEKKEPLADN from the coding sequence ATGCACGTCGTTGCTGAACCCTGCTCGGGATGCAAGTACACCGATTGCGTCGTCGTTTGCCCTGTGGAGTGTTTCTACGAAGGCGAACAGATGTTGTATATCCACCCGGAAGAGTGCATCGACTGCGAAGCCTGTGTGCCGGAATGTCCCGTGGAAGCGATTTTCCATGAAGACAATCTGCCGGAAGAATGGAATAGTTACATCGAATTGAACGCCGAAATGTCGGAAAAGACCGAAGTGATCACCGAGAAAAAAGAACCTCTCGCTGACAACTGA
- a CDS encoding bifunctional DNA primase/polymerase, whose translation MRSERQPRKCDDSATRRPQYTIARDYIAAGVSVIPLRMDGSKAPAVQSWNEYRTRFATDDELRSFFANAAGIGLVSGIQSGGMEVLDFDEQPDETFDQWLNLLPANLLCRLCVVETGGLGYHVLYRCVEVSGNTKIAMTAAGGVLVESRGEGGYIVGVGSAAGVHQSGSPYVQVRGIPLPELPTMTPEERKILWCAAASLDERPDPMAEYVRQRRSELRPSIESDTSTPWGDFDRGADWLDILQPHGWTTTNGVSWTRPGKQFGTSAKIVVAKDGTEVLTVFSATAGPLAAEGVGHRTWGKFSAFASLNHGGDRCVAARAVIAMGYGRAGQ comes from the coding sequence ATGCGTAGTGAGCGACAACCCCGAAAGTGCGATGACAGTGCAACCCGTCGCCCCCAGTATACCATCGCTCGTGATTACATCGCCGCTGGCGTGTCTGTGATCCCGTTGAGAATGGACGGCAGCAAAGCCCCGGCGGTGCAGTCGTGGAATGAATACCGAACCCGGTTTGCAACCGATGACGAGCTGCGATCGTTTTTCGCGAACGCGGCCGGCATTGGCCTGGTCAGTGGTATCCAATCCGGTGGAATGGAAGTGCTCGATTTTGATGAGCAACCGGATGAAACGTTCGATCAATGGCTCAATCTGTTGCCCGCAAATTTGCTTTGCCGATTGTGCGTCGTCGAAACCGGAGGACTTGGATACCACGTCCTGTACCGCTGCGTTGAAGTCAGTGGCAATACGAAGATCGCGATGACCGCCGCGGGTGGCGTGCTAGTCGAAAGTCGTGGTGAAGGAGGCTATATCGTTGGTGTGGGGTCCGCCGCTGGCGTCCATCAAAGTGGAAGCCCGTACGTCCAAGTGCGTGGGATTCCGCTTCCTGAGTTGCCGACGATGACACCGGAGGAGCGCAAGATCCTTTGGTGTGCAGCTGCGTCACTGGATGAACGTCCCGATCCGATGGCCGAGTACGTTCGGCAACGTCGATCCGAATTGCGTCCATCGATAGAATCGGACACATCGACACCTTGGGGGGATTTTGACCGCGGAGCCGATTGGTTGGACATCTTGCAACCGCACGGATGGACCACCACCAACGGAGTCTCCTGGACTCGCCCCGGCAAACAGTTTGGGACGTCCGCCAAGATCGTCGTCGCCAAGGATGGCACCGAAGTGTTGACCGTCTTTTCGGCAACTGCCGGCCCGCTCGCTGCGGAGGGCGTGGGTCATCGAACGTGGGGGAAATTCTCTGCGTTTGCATCTCTCAATCATGGTGGTGACCGTTGTGTCGCGGCCCGTGCCGTCATCGCGATGGGATATGGGAGGGCAGGACAATGA